CAAGCCCGTCACGGTGACGGTCGCCAGCACCGTCTCCAACGCCGGTCCGGACGGCCCCACGGACGCGCGGGTGGAACGTACGGTCACCGCCGGAACCGGCGTGACCGTCACCCCCGACACGCCGGAGACGACCGAGGTCGCGCTGGCCGTGGGCACGCCCCAGCGGCTGGAGAAGACGTACACCGTCACCTGCACCCAGCCCGGGGCACGGACACTGGACTTCACCACTGCGGTGGCGCCCGAGCGCGCTTCCGTGATCGACCCCCAGGAGGCCAACAACCGGCGTACGACGCGACTCACCGTGGACTGCGCCGTCCCGATCACCATCAACATCCAGCCGGGCAGCACGCGCAACCCGGTCAACCTCAACGGCGCCGTCCTTCCGGTGGCCGCGCTGACCACCCGGGCGGGCGAGTACGGGAACCCGATCGCCTTCAACGCGACCGGCATCGACGCGGCCTCGCTGCGTTTCGCGTCGCCGAGTGTGCTGCTGCTCGGCGGTGGCGTACCCGAGATCCACAGCCGGATCCATCCGGAGAACTCCCTGGAACCGGACGAGGTGACCCGTGACGGCGACACGGACGCGGTCCTGCACTTCCGGCCGCGGAGCGACGCCCTGACCCCGACCGACACGAGCGGCTGCGTCCTCGGGCGCTTCGCCGGCCCGAGCGGACCGCTCAGCTTCTACGGCTGCGACAGCGTCACGATCGCCCCGTAGAGCGCAGCGAGTTCCTTCACCACTGCGGCGGCCCACGGCCGTCCGTCCGACACGAGGGGCGTCGCCCGCGTGGTTTCCCACGCGGGCGACGCCCCTCCGTATGCCGAGGCCGGATCAGGTCACCGGACGGTCTTCGAACCGAGCTCGCCCGGCGTCTTCGGCAGCCAGGGCTGGACGGCCGTGGCTTCACCGGGGTCCGGCTCGGCCATGCTCACCCGATAGACGTCCCTGTGGTCATCACTCACGGGCCGGACGTTGATCTCTTTGATCTGACCTGTGTCGTGCAGGTAGGGCACGACCATCTGCCGGTACGACCCCTCGTCGTAGAACTCCGCGGTGACCTTCCCGCGGGCGCCCTTGCCGAAGGACGCGATCCAGTTCTCGGCGGTCTTCCGGGTGGCTGCCCTGTCATGATCGGGGTCGCCCAGGGACGCCAGCTCGTCGGCCTTGCCGTCGGCGATGCGCCACACCACCTGCTGGGTGATGCCCAACGTTCCCGTGGACGGGTACCCGACCACGGCGAGCGGCGGGTGACTGCTGTAGTCCCCGGCGTACCGCGCGTCGTCCGCGTCGTAGTCCGCCGAACAGCTGGTCAGCACGCCGAGCGCCAGTGCCGACACGAGGCCGGCCCGCAGGGACCGTCGCGGCTTCACCAGCGGCTTGCTGTGATCGTTGTACCCGTGCTGGGCGATCAGGACGACACCTCGGCTGTGGCCCGTCACGACCGCCGTGTGGTTGTACACCGAGTCCCCCTTGAACCTGAAGAACAGGATGTCTCCGGGACGGAGGTTATAGGACTGGTTGAGGTAGCCCGGCCGCCGGTGGTTCAGCCCGCGCAGGGGCGGTTCGCGGCCCCGGCGCTCGGGAGGCCGGCCCAGCTCCGGGCCCCGCCGCCGGGCTCGCGGGACTCCCCGAAGCCCCGGGCCCCGGCGCACTCCCGCACCACCGCGCCCATGACGCGCGGGGCGGCCTGACCGTGAACTGACCTAGCCACCCCCGCAATTGTGGGTGCGGCACCGGCCATAGCGGACCGGGCGGGGATCCGCCACGGTTCACGGCCAGCTGATCACCAAGGAACTCGGCTCCTGGCTGTTGGACAACCTGAGCCAAGGGCTGTCCCGTAACTGATCTTTGGCACGAGAGTGGTCGGCTGAGATCGGATCCTGGGTCCCACCCTTTGGAAGAGGCGCCGACCGCGGTTCACCCCTGTGACCGCACGACACAGCAGCGGATGGCAGGGGCCGTCCTCCCGGCAACGTGTGGATCCACCCGCCCGGGGAGATGAGCAGGGCCCCTGTTATCGTGCGCCGATGTCAACGATCAAGCAGTTCCAAGTGACCTTCGACTGCGCGGAACCTGCGCG
This genomic window from Streptomyces sp. NBC_01351 contains:
- a CDS encoding amidase domain-containing protein — translated: MGRPPERRGREPPLRGLNHRRPGYLNQSYNLRPGDILFFRFKGDSVYNHTAVVTGHSRGVVLIAQHGYNDHSKPLVKPRRSLRAGLVSALALGVLTSCSADYDADDARYAGDYSSHPPLAVVGYPSTGTLGITQQVVWRIADGKADELASLGDPDHDRAATRKTAENWIASFGKGARGKVTAEFYDEGSYRQMVVPYLHDTGQIKEINVRPVSDDHRDVYRVSMAEPDPGEATAVQPWLPKTPGELGSKTVR